From the genome of Mastacembelus armatus chromosome 5, fMasArm1.2, whole genome shotgun sequence:
CTCTGGGCTCAATCACGGATGTGACCTCTGGGTTGTCTCTTCTCAGATGGACCCTGTCCAGAAGGCCGTGTTAACGCACACCTTCGGGCCACCTATGGTGAAGACAAAGCGTCCAATCATCTCCTGCAACGTCTGTCAAATACGTTTCAACTCTGAGGTATGAACACATTAATGCTACATCCCTCCTCTAAACAACAGTAGTTCAAGCAAAGCTTAGCAACCACAACTAGACAGATAGATACAACTAGATATATGataacagcagcattttcagGATTAATAATTCTAACATTAAGCCTAATAGCTTGAGGATTAGCTAAACTAAACAATGCAAAGCCTCcttttgcctgcctgtgtctgcAGTCAGCCACTGAAAGCTTAGCCGGCGAAAATCAACattcaaacacataaaaacaaatcagaaggCCTGTTAGGAAACTGATGTAACTTCAGAACTTCAGATAATATTTCCTAGATGGACTGAGTCCTCCACATGCACTCCACACACATTAAATCAGAACCTTAAACGTTAGCCGGCTGGACTCAAAGCTGTGATTGACTGTGCAGCTggaacaggtgaaaacatgGTTCACAGTTTCTCGGCTCCATTTTTAGTGCTTCTAGGGAGTGGAGAGGGAGGGGCCAAAACTCTGCTGGCTTAATTTACACTTCATAGTGTAATCTTTACATTCTTGTATCAAAATCCACGAGGGAATGTGAGCGTCAGAAAAGTCCCCCTAAGGACAGACAAAGCCAATCGAAAGCTCTAATTTCAGCTTTGCTGTGTATCTGGATAGGAAAACATATGGTATTTCATGTGCTGATGACAAGGGAGCGTTTATGTCCCCCTTGTTGAGCTTTTAATGGATGGTTGTGAGACATGTGAGTGTGCAGAAGCAGGACGAACTGCACTAACACAAGCTCGTCCTTAAAGCTACCTTAAAGCTGATGGAgcacattttctgcatttcactCTCCAGAGATGGCTCTTTGCCAACACGAGGCAGAGGGGCTGAAATTAAAGAGGCCAAAAGTCCTGAAACTCTAGACCACTGAAATGAGCGTCCCCATTAAAGGGCTCtaacagaaatgcaaaaacaacTTGTACAGTGGCCACACAAGACACCAGTGAGCCTTGCACTGGGCCTTTtacagtgtgaatgtgtttatgagAACATGTGTAAGGTGGAATTATTTTCATGGTCATGCACCGTGTGTTTTTACATGGagaaatacatatttaaatggCACATTTCTACAAGATGGTCCATAATATTTATGttcaagctgctgctgttcatctaTCTACAGAAAAATACTGTGACCTCTGCTGAATTATCCCTCAGGaacagtcaaaaacacacacacacacacacacacacacacacacatccagagcTGGTAATTTGGTGTGTAGTGTAACTAAATGTCTAGGTTAAATGTTGGTGATGTGTATTCATCAATATTAAAAGGGCTGAATGGATGGAAAAATCCCAGCCGTGCATGACGTAGCACTGTGACCTCTAACCTAAACATGAGTAGAAATCAAACAAAAGCCTGCTCTTGTACAACCCTGGCTAAAAATATCAAAGCATTGCAGCGATGAAGTGCTAAATACTTGTACTCCAAATGCAGTGGTGTGTAAAGGACATAGGTAGGGAGGAGGTCATCTGAAACGTGTGTTACACCGCACTGTTCTCTCCGCGAGGGGCCGCTTAATTATATCTCCCCGGCTCAGATCTGCTTGTTCTCACACGTCTACGTGAGTGTGGACCGTTTTACTGCGGCGCGGTCGCATTCACGTACCATGTGTGAGCTCACTGAATGTTCATGTATGAAAGTGCCATGGACAAGTGTCTCTGGCCCATGTGACCCATGTGTTACGTGGAGAGATGAGCCACCTGTTTGTCCTGCTTGCTGTGTTCTGCACCTACTGCAGCTCCTCAGCACTTTCCACAGTAACCTGAGAGACTGTGGTGGACATTCTTTAATAACGAAGGAATACCCTGCTTACAGTACAGTCAGTCAGCACAGGCTCAGTCCCGCTGCCTGTTCAAAGGGAGCCAAACACTCATTATTTTTCATCAAGCCTTCCTCGGGTCAGGAGCCATATATTAAGAACATCAACACTTTCTTTCATGTTCAACACCAGGGAGCCTGGTGTTAAATGGGAAATCTGGAGCAGTTTCACAAAGTTAAAGAGGCAGACTGAGCGGTAGTGTCCGTTCAGACGCAGGTGCTCGTCTGCTACTACACCACAGCCCCACATGTTGTTACAATTACAACACTGCAATTCATTCCAGGCCACAGAGGACAGATTAGCCTGCCAGTGttcagctctgctctgctgcaaGGCTGACGTCACACCATGCTGCATTAGCCACCGTCACCACTGCAGTACCATACTGGACAcctctctctcgctctttctGTTCAACCCCACTCACCCTTTTCTTCACAGGCCCACACCAAACCGTCTTTCATTCACAGCTGTTGTGTCTGCCCTGCAACTTAGTTTGCTCCCCCCTTTTCCTTGGGAATTTTTATGATCGTGTTTTGTTTCCATGCGAGGTATGCTGCATCATCTGCGTCTTCTCCTTTACTCCACCTCACCGGCTTCTTTCCACCCCCTCTTTCTGTCGCTGCCTGCACCCCATACAGGAGATTTGGCTGCTAGACCAGCTCTGCCTGCTTTCTGTGCCTTTGTCACTTTATAGATAAAACATCAAAGCACATCCTGCTTAGAGAGAAAAAGGATTTCAGGGACATTCACTTGCTCTCGTTTTCTCTCTCTTAAATCCCATCCATGGTCCTTCATTCAGCTTAATCCCACTTTCCATAGCTTTTCTCTTACTCCATTTCATCTACTGCCCAACGTCATTTACATGTATATTTTACCATTAATCACTTTTCCTCTTAACGACAGCGATCGGATGACTTAATCTTAGTCTCTGCTGCATCCCACCACTATCCTTTGAGCCTGTCAACATTTTTAAGCTTGAACTGACAGACGACCTTAATCGATTTCTTAAGACCTAAGACTGAAGGTCACAGGGGGAGTGAGAGTATCAAAGCttgcacagaaagaaaacagttttgagttgcaaaagaagaaaggaaaataagGAGGGCAATGTAAAGTGTGAAACGTATCAATGGGAACGCGATCTGCCTGTTGAGATCGGAGCTGTCATTTGCTTGCGGACGTTCGGGCCTTCATCTCCTTGTCTAATTGCAAGGCTCAGGGGAGCAGAAGCCGGAGGAGTTGGGTTACACAGGCAGAGCTATATCTGCCATTCTGTCATCACCAATCAGGATGAGGACTATATGGGTAACTTTCATTGGCAGCTAATACCTAAGGCTCACAGAGGCATCCTGGACATGTCCCAGTGGTCTCTTTGCCTTTGTGGAGCATCCCATCCTGCAGACCCCAGTATATACCTGTCACATGTCTTATCCAGGTCCTTCAGCCTGACATAATGAAACCTATTGAATCCCATCAGGTCTCTGcttgtgcatgcacatgcacgtATGTCACACAGAGTTATGTATTACTGTTTTAGTGACGCACTTACAGAAACTGCATCTGTGCCTCCCTGTTTCCTTTCATCATATCTGACGCTGACATGAATGACATGTATATCTAGGTAacaaatatttctatatttgcaATAGGGTCCAATATTTTTGAAGGTTGGAGTAATATATAGAGTgtagtattaataataataatacactgAATGTATATAGTGTCCTTCAAAGTACTCAGACACTTCACAGAAAAAGTCCAAAGGACAAAAAAGGAAATCCTTAAAACCCACATCCTTAGAAGCAGAAGGAGACGTGACAATTTAAAAGCCATTTGAAAATGTTGGGTGTTGATTCATTTCTTGAACACAGACAGTTTAGTGTTGTCTTGGATGTGTTTGGGGAGGAGGGGGCTGGTTATAGAAGGTTTTTTTAAGTGATGAGAACCACTTTAAAGCCAGAGGTGATGTGATCACAGGAGGGGAGTGAGCGGACGAGAGCTCTGGATGTACAAAACATTTCTAGATCGTAAGCGCAACAGAATTACTAAAATCTCTAAACATGAGAGGACACGTTCAAATAATGGTTAAAAGCTTCACTGAGGAAAAAGGGAGAAGTGGAGTAAGGATCCATGGCAGTGTACTGAAAGAGAGACAGTATGCTGGAGAAAGAGGCTGGGCAAAGCGAAGAAATGAAACCATCCCGCATGACATGGGTCCCCACATAATCAACCATGGCTCTGAAAATCTACTGTAGTCGAGAACGCTGTGGCAACGTTCTTGTTTTCccattttacagtgtttctcATAGTGCAGTTTTAAATATCTGACATACAAGACAACGACGTTGTGTCCACAAATTAACGGCAACAGTAAATGCTCCTCTGTTCCTCTGACTAACAGGCAAACACATCGAGAACCTTCACTTGCAGTGCTACTAGAACGTTTCATTTTGACTGGGTTTTTTATTCATTGGCACTAAGACTTACTTTTGAAACCTGAGCTGAAGGACTGGGGTGAGGTTTATTCTTTCGTTGATAAACTACTGTTGTGTAGAAGAGCAACATATGTATAAACTCTTTAGGCTAATGCATATTAATGTTCAAGAGGGATTTAGAGATATGGGCTGAATAAATCATCCGACAAACAGACCTCCTTGCTATATCCAGAGAAGAAATAAGTCACAGCAGGGCCTCTCTGTTCTCCTTATGGACGTAATGTTGAGGAACAGTGAAAGCTAATTTTGTTAATGTGGCAACTGTCTGATTTAGCTACGTATCTGAGGTGCATGTTAATTACAAACCATCTTCTACAGTCAGGAACAGAAGCTGTTGCATAAGACAGCAGAAAGCGTTTCATAAGTTAATACGCATTTATCACAACAGTTTATACGCAGAGcacaaatggaaaaaggaaaTACTTCATCTAAAACCTTGAAGTCTCAAAATGAAGTTCTTAATAAGTGAACCCTGTCAAAACGAAACGTTCCAGTAGCATCGTTTGTTCTTTTCAgtagcacaaacaaacacttacatttacagtaatgtaTGGAGACAATATTCTCCcataatacataaatacaaaacagtatAGCTGAGTAAGACtggaaaacagctggaaaacagctggaaaacagcTGGCATAGTAATGTATATTAATGTTTCCACAAAATATATGATatattttgacattattttgcattaaattaCTGTGAACAATGAAATAATTCTTCAGTGAAATATAAGACTTTAAATACGAAACAactaaattaatttcattttattgatttctaACAAAGCCAAATGAAGGAAAGTCTGTGTTTTAATCGCCGAATCCCAACCATATGTTTATTTGACTAAGCCACCATCTTTCTCTGACCTTATCGAGTCTCATCATTACTTCAATATTTGGACAAATGTATGCTGGTGACATCTGCTTATGAGGCAATGGGAGACAACTTTCACAAACTGCACCATAATCTCTATACTAACGCTGAGAACTGACACGTCCACACCTCTTCATAGTTTGAACTGATCCTCTCATGTGCGATCATATGAAGACaagcaggcaaacacacacccgTGACACAAACCCATCTTGATttggtgtctttttttctcttggtAGCTGACTGTCAACTGTCACCCACAGGCCTCCTGGCCGTTTTAGATAATCCCTCCACTCAATAATCATCAGAGGCTCAGCAGGCCAGTTCAGTGATTACACCAGTGGTGAAGGAAGACGGGAATATTCTGGAGCGTAATCTTCACTGACAGCATCACCAGCACATCAGCTCTGCAAAGCATCAATCCACCACCAACAGTCATTTACTCTAGTGCTGCAGAAATGCAGGGTGCCAGAGTATATTTCCGAATTTGAACAAAATTATAGGGAGCTGTTGAGGTTAACACCTACAggagaacaaaatgaaatgttctgTGCATCCATGATGATTGAGTATCATATCAACATCTTATTTCTTCTGCCAGAGCCAAGCTGAGGCCCACTATAAGGGGAACCGTCACGCCCGAAGGGTGAAAGGAATTGAAACATCCAAGACAACTCGTCTCCAAGATGGCGATAAGCAGCACCCTGCGCCCACTTCTTCACCCTCCCCACCTGTCCCCTTGCCATCCATCCCTGAGCCTGATCCTAATAAGCAAGGTGAGCATCACCTCTGACATATAAAGTTACACAGGAATCTGTAACAAGACGACACAGATGGAGGCCAGCCACTGACAAAAACTAACCAAAGTGGAATTATAGGTCGTGGTGCTTATTAGAGGATTTCTGTGCTGTCAAAGTTAAGGTTAATATGAATTATTAGAAACTGTAGCTTGGGTCTGCATTAACAAAAAGACTTTCATTGTATCGGTCTCATCAGTACAGACTGCAGAGTCAAAATACGATCACAGTTTAACACTGACTTGAAACACTAGAAATGCACCATGCGAAATGAATCTCATCCAGCACAACACTGCAAATCTCAGACTGTATATGTGAGAGCTCCCCAGGAGTGAACTCCTCCTGTGGCTTGTTGCAGTACAGTTTATAGATCCTGCCCACTCGATGTTGGTGGATTGGACTTGAGCAAAAAAATTCAAAGCacaaatcaaatacatttttctgaagGATAATCTCTGTCACTGTAAGTAGATATTGTCACGCTGATTTGTGTACAAGTGCCTTGGTGGTGGTGTGATGATGGACAGCTCTGATTAGCAGCCTCCAGTAGTAGCTCTGGTCACTCCTGCAGAATGTGGTTTCAATCTGCACCACAAATCCAAGATGGAAACGTTATTTTAGCTTCAGTTTTGCATAGTGGCAGGAAGTGGTTTGGTCCATCCTTGTATACAGTCTAAGCTGCACCCACAGAGAGAGACGGATTCCAGCCGGCATGACTGCTGGATGATCACcattattattttcagatttttatattattataccAAAGTCAAATGGGTTGTTGTATGACTGACTGTGCACTAACCTAAACAATTCTGTCTACAGATGACACCCAATCCTGTCCCACCTCTAATGAGTCACCTTTGGCCCCTAGCTGTCTCCCAACACCCACGCTGAGCTCAGCAGAAGCCCAGTGCTCCCTCTTGCCTTCTGTCAGCTCATCCTTGCCATCATGTCCCTCCCCCTCTGCTGCCCTCTGCACCCCCCCtgatccagcagcagctggtccTTTGGACACCCCATCCCCGGCACCTAGCCCATCTTCAGGAGagtcagaggaagaaaaagccAAGAAGCTTCTCTACTGCTCCCTGTGCAAAGTGGCTGTTAATTCCCTTTCACAACTGGAGGCACATAACAAAGGTAACTCCAGAACAGCTTTGTCGGCATTTTCATAAGTACGTCAGAAAAAAGTCTTGAGAGAGAACATTATGCATGGTTCTGAAACTCTGCACCTTAGCGTCAACATGTTGAAAAACTAAAGCAGGAGCACTGCTGCCACTTAGTGGTGGGAACGGCAAGTCAAAGAATCTCACCTCCTACCATTTAAACTACAGTAAATATCGTCTCATCCAGTTAATGCAGTTAGAGGAAAATCCTCCCATCAGAGCCTGATGTTTGAAAATCCATCTCTTTAAGCGCTAGTGCACTTGTAATCAACCATGTACTAACTGAGCAAACAATCTCACCCTACGGTCCATTTAATAGCTGTTCTGCAGATTTATGCTGATATGACATGATCCTCATGGGGTTAGCCCAGTTATAAAACTGGAGATCGTCTTTAGCACAATGACTCCTCATGATGGCTTAAATATGAAGATTTAAAAGTTCATTCTTGACCTTGGAGACAGCAAAAATATTCTCAACACATCTGCAGTGTAACATTTACTGCATTATTGCCTCAATCATCACCACAGATCCAACTTTTCCTTATATTGTTCCCAGGTACCAAGCACAAAACCATTCTGGAAGCTCGAAGTGGACTGGGACCTATTAAAGCATATCCACGCTTAGGTCCTAAACCCAGCCCAGAGCAGGGAGGGGAGCTGCTGTCTGACCCCAACACTCAGGAACGCACCTTCCACTGTGAGATCTGCAACGTCAGAGTCaactctgagctgcagcttaaACAGGTGACAAACCAACTCAAAAGACCAAAGACCATGACTGAGTTATTTCCCCAGCAATCCCAAAAACCAATGtctgtcctttctcttttttttttttcccatataGCATATATCTAGCCGGAGGCATCGTGATGGAGTTGCAGGGAAACCTAATCCTCTTCTCAGTCGGCACAAGAAGCGCACAGACTTCATGGTAGATTCAgtcaaaatatattaatttcCATTAATTAAAACaccattttgattaaaaaaaaaaaactccatgaCTTATAGTTAAAATTCTGTCACTGACTTGTAATTTCCCATGACTTTCTCTAAGGAACTTCCAAAATCTCTGGGGGCTGGACTTTTACCAAACCCTCTGGCTGTTGCTGCAGCGATGGCAGCCGCAGCCTCCTCAAATCAGCTGGCACTCCGTCCTCCTGGTCCAAcctcccaccctcaccctcatcACCACCTCCTACAGGGAACACCCCTTAGCCTGCTGAGGCCCGCTCCAGGGCCCATCCGCACCACTCACGGGCCAATCCTCTTCACTCCTTACTGATGGTGAGAGGATGAGGACGAATAAGGAAGAAGCACATCATGAAGTGGAGGCATGCAACCATGTGCCATCAAGAGCTAAACTGGCTGGTGTGGCTCCAGCTGGTGTTCCATcattataaaaacaatgaacacGAATTGGACTCTTCACGGTGCACACTGTCGTTGCAGACCACTGCTGCTACATTAACAGGGGAGAACCAGAGATAGCTGACAGTTGTGACAAGTCAAAGTGACTATTTGTTTCCATCCTTCCCAGTTCCACTAAACTATCTGCCAGAGTCTAAAGAGGAACTTACAAGTTTCTATCAAGCATGGACTTCTTTGAGCATTTGCCATACTGCAACTGACAAATGTCACCTACCATACAATGCACTGCATCTGACTCAAAACCCTACCTCTCTTATATTTTTAATCTTCATCTCTGCGAGGATTCATTACATATCCAAAGCATTAATGTTATCAAAAACCTGTCTGCTGGGTTAGATGTAGTAGTTGCCTCTGATGTTAGCTGTAACATTGTAAAGCTGTTTTTGTGGCctattaacagaaaaaaataccaCCAACTTCTCTATCAGTTTTGCAATTACTGGAACACATCTCTCTGTACTGTACGTTGACCTACATGGTCTACATTTACCTCTGTGGGACAGAAAGGGGAAGTCAAATAGGAACAGGAAAAGTGTAGAAGAAACAGAACATTGTGTCTTCTGATCTGCATTGTCAGTTGCACAATACAGGTATTAGTGTTTATCCTCATGGTCTGAGCGAAGTGGTTTGAGTAAGGCTGGAGCAAATAAAACCAGATCCAGAGAGGAAACCCAGTGTAGCCATCTCCAGTTAAACGGTTTCTCTGCTAATTGACCCTGAATGGCATGTGAATCAAAGTGTCACAAAGCACAAAAGACAAAGTGTTTCTCATAAATGCTTAGGTAAACGTTCAATCTCCGCCACACCACAAAACACTAAAAGGTTTCGTTGTCTTAATGAACTAGTTTCAGCACTGTgagcacagcagaaaaatgGCTGATATATGACTTTAGTAGCAGGTATTTGCATTACGTGCACATTTAATTACACAGACCACATTTTCAACGCAATCCCAATCCAGGTGTGTGGAAACACTGGGATGAAAGACACCAGCATTACGTTAGAAAGATAAAGGACCACATACACAGATGAGTAGTTGGatgcaaacaaaagaaatgaataaaacatagcTCATCATTTTTAATAGTAGTATAGGCCAGTAGTGGGATAACAATGTTCCATTTGTCTGCTCTGCCTTGTGTACTCCAACCCTACATGACCCTGAATTACTCCAATCAGTCATAATTACTTGTGAAACAGTAGAGGGAAGCTTTAGGAAATGGAAACTGTAGCAATACTTTAAGCACTCCTGCTAACTTTTCTTGTTAAAtgcaataaagagaaaatgtctACAAATGTATTGTTATATAGAAGAAGTGTATTGAAccattactgtaaatgtagattattaaaaaatgagaaaaaaaaaatacatgttggGTCCTCCTAACTGTCAAATGAAAACCGaattatatataaaactatTAAACTGAGTTTATGGTTGTACATAATGATGATTGGTGCATTCCTTACCCTTTTCtcaatttttaaattgtaaagaTATAATAGGGGTATATAATATAACAAA
Proteins encoded in this window:
- the LOC113130436 gene encoding zinc finger protein 385A-like isoform X2, giving the protein MILGSVSRPGPVPAFLRSPPVIPPPLDMKPFLQFPLESPHPASIGLFHNFNTMDPVQKAVLTHTFGPPMVKTKRPIISCNVCQIRFNSESQAEAHYKGNRHARRVKGIETSKTTRLQDGDKQHPAPTSSPSPPVPLPSIPEPDPNKQDDTQSCPTSNESPLAPSCLPTPTLSSAEAQCSLLPSVSSSLPSCPSPSAALCTPPDPAAAGPLDTPSPAPSPSSGESEEEKAKKLLYCSLCKVAVNSLSQLEAHNKGTKHKTILEARSGLGPIKAYPRLGPKPSPEQGGELLSDPNTQERTFHCEICNVRVNSELQLKQHISSRRHRDGVAGKPNPLLSRHKKRTDFMELPKSLGAGLLPNPLAVAAAMAAAASSNQLALRPPGPTSHPHPHHHLLQGTPLSLLRPAPGPIRTTHGPILFTPY
- the LOC113130436 gene encoding zinc finger protein 385A-like isoform X1, with amino-acid sequence MWSSGSVSRPGPVPAFLRSPPVIPPPLDMKPFLQFPLESPHPASIGLFHNFNTMDPVQKAVLTHTFGPPMVKTKRPIISCNVCQIRFNSESQAEAHYKGNRHARRVKGIETSKTTRLQDGDKQHPAPTSSPSPPVPLPSIPEPDPNKQDDTQSCPTSNESPLAPSCLPTPTLSSAEAQCSLLPSVSSSLPSCPSPSAALCTPPDPAAAGPLDTPSPAPSPSSGESEEEKAKKLLYCSLCKVAVNSLSQLEAHNKGTKHKTILEARSGLGPIKAYPRLGPKPSPEQGGELLSDPNTQERTFHCEICNVRVNSELQLKQHISSRRHRDGVAGKPNPLLSRHKKRTDFMELPKSLGAGLLPNPLAVAAAMAAAASSNQLALRPPGPTSHPHPHHHLLQGTPLSLLRPAPGPIRTTHGPILFTPY